A window of the Mus musculus strain C57BL/6J chromosome 18, GRCm38.p6 C57BL/6J genome harbors these coding sequences:
- the F830016B08Rik gene encoding interferon-inducible GTPase-like isoform X1 translates to MGQLLSDTSKTEDNEDLVSSFNEYFKNIKTEKIISQETIDLIKLYLNKGNIHGANSLISDALRNIDNAPINIAVTGESGAGKSSLINALIGIGPEEEGAAEVGVIETTMKRTSYKHPKIETLTLWDLPGIGTQKFPPKTYLEEVKFKEYDFFIIVSATRFTKLELDLAKAITNMKKNYYFVRTKVDIDVENERKSKPRTFEREKALKQIQSYSVKIFNDNNMAVPPIFLISNYDLSDYDFPFLVDTLIKELHVQKRHNFMLSLPNFTDQAIDRKYKATQQFIWLEAFKIGVVAIFPVLGNLRNKDMKKIKNTLNYYQKIFGVDDESLELVAKDFQVPVEQVKKTMKTPHLLKKYREETFRNDFKKLVSTFGRLLAVGLYFPAIYYLQLHILDTVTEDAKVLLRWKYSKPRSNSTYP, encoded by the coding sequence ATGGGTCAGCTCCTCTCTGACACATCTAAGACTGAAGACAATGAAGATTTGGTATCCAGcttcaatgaatattttaaaaacattaagacAGAAAAAATCATTTCTCAGGAAACCATcgatttaataaaattatacctGAACAAAGGAAACATTCATGGGGCAAACTCTTTAATCAGTGATGCATTAAGAAATATTGATAATGCTCCAATAAATATTGCTGTGACAGGAGAGTCTGGAGCTGGAAAATCCAGCCTCATCAATGCCCTGATAGGGATTGGACCTGAAGAGGAAGGGGCAGCTGAAGTTGGAGTAATAGAGACAACTATGAAGAGAACTTCTTACAAACATCCCAAAATTGAAACATTGACCTTATGGGACTTGCCTGGtattggaactcagaaattcccacCAAAAACTTATCTGGAGGAAGTAAAATTCAAAGAATATGATTTCTTCATTATTGTTTCTGCCACACGTTTTACAAAACTTGAACTAGACCTCGCCAAAGCAATcacaaatatgaaaaagaattACTACTTTGTGAGAACCAAGGTGGACATTGatgtagaaaatgaaaggaaatccaAACCACGTacttttgaaagagaaaaagccCTGAAGCAGATCCAAAGCTATTCTGTGAAAATCTTTAATGATAATAACATGGCCGTACCACCAATTTTCTTGATCTCTAACTATGATTTATCTGACTATGATTTTCCATTCCTGGTGGATACCCTGATTAAGGAACTCCATGTTCAAAAGCGCCACAATTTTATGCTTTCCCTGCCTAACTTTACAGACCAAGCCATTGACAGAAAGTACAAGGCTACACAGCAGTTTATCTGGCTAGAAGCCTTCAAGATTGGAGTAGTGGCAATTTTTCCTGTACTGGGCAACCTCAGGAATAAAGATATGAAGAAGATAAAGAACACTTTAAACTACTATCAAAAAATCTTTGGAGTGGATGATGAATCCCTGGAGTTGGTGGCTAAGGATTTCCAAGTGCCTGTTgaacaggtaaagaaaacaatgaagactCCTCATTTGTTGAAGAAGTATAGAGAGGAAACATTTAGGAATGATTTCAAGAAATTGGTATCAACTTTTGGTAGGCTCCTTGCTGTAGGTCTTTACTTCCCTGCAATCTATTATTTACAACTTCATATCCTTGACACAGTGACTGAAGATGCCAAAGTTCTCCTTCGATGGAAATATTCAAAACCTAGATCAAACTCAACTTATCCATAG